In Nitrospiraceae bacterium, the following are encoded in one genomic region:
- a CDS encoding LysR family transcriptional regulator codes for MEMRQIRYFLAVARHQNFTRAAEHVHVSQPSLSVQISGLEEELGTKLFDRLGRKVVLTQAGELFHEHAERAVRELEQAAHIVQELHGAKRGQLVVGVLSTVNSYLIAPLVTRFKQRFPGIHLQVHAQPSSDIVTGLLSHRFDLGICLLPLSHPQLTTVPLFEERLALVAPRQAKLQKTRMRMQDLGGLPLVLMPVDYCLRKMVEAECAKAGVHPQVVLEMSSPEGILQAVADGAGATILPELFVRSRRTDAPLQVIHLYDPTPRHSVGLAYLTKRHHGVAAKEFGQLCQATMKTLLSSAKPRIDGAVLAGG; via the coding sequence ATGGAAATGCGTCAAATCCGTTACTTCCTGGCGGTAGCCCGGCATCAGAACTTTACCCGGGCTGCGGAGCACGTCCACGTCTCTCAGCCCTCCCTTTCCGTGCAGATCAGCGGGCTGGAGGAGGAGTTGGGGACCAAACTCTTCGACCGTCTCGGACGTAAGGTCGTATTGACTCAGGCAGGAGAATTGTTTCATGAGCATGCGGAGCGTGCGGTCCGGGAATTGGAACAGGCGGCTCACATTGTTCAGGAATTGCACGGCGCCAAGCGCGGACAATTGGTCGTGGGCGTTCTCTCCACCGTGAACTCCTACCTGATTGCCCCGCTGGTGACCCGATTCAAACAACGTTTTCCAGGTATTCATCTGCAGGTTCATGCGCAGCCCTCATCCGACATCGTGACAGGGTTACTTTCGCATCGCTTCGATCTCGGTATCTGTCTGCTGCCGCTCTCCCATCCGCAATTGACCACGGTGCCCTTGTTTGAAGAGCGTCTGGCCTTGGTGGCGCCGCGGCAGGCCAAACTGCAAAAGACTCGCATGCGCATGCAGGACTTGGGTGGACTCCCATTGGTCTTGATGCCGGTCGACTACTGCCTGAGGAAAATGGTCGAGGCCGAATGCGCCAAGGCCGGCGTGCATCCCCAAGTCGTGCTCGAAATGAGTTCGCCTGAAGGTATTCTTCAAGCCGTGGCTGATGGCGCAGGCGCCACGATCCTCCCCGAACTGTTCGTCCGGTCCCGCCGGACCGACGCACCGCTTCAAGTCATCCATCTCTACGACCCGACACCTCGACATTCGGTCGGATTGGCCTACCTCACCAAGCGCCACCATGGGGTGGCCGCGAAGGAATTCGGGCAACTCTGCCAAGCGACGATGAAGACACTTCTCTCATCCGCTAAACCCAGAATCGACGGAGCCGTCCTCGCCGGTGGGTAG
- a CDS encoding group 1 truncated hemoglobin, with translation MVMKRTKQVGGLMAGLVLLVGIGCAETGPTAGTARPAASLYDRLGGKPAITAVVDQFVANVAADQRINGRFATTDIPKLKGHLVNQVCGATGGPCNYTGRDMKATHDGMKITGADFNALVQNLVAALDKFSVPAAEKNELLALLGPMKKDIVEIP, from the coding sequence ATGGTCATGAAGAGAACAAAACAGGTAGGGGGGCTCATGGCGGGGTTGGTGTTACTGGTGGGCATCGGTTGCGCGGAGACAGGACCGACCGCGGGAACGGCTCGTCCAGCGGCGTCACTGTATGACCGGTTGGGGGGGAAGCCTGCCATTACGGCAGTGGTCGACCAGTTTGTGGCGAATGTGGCAGCGGATCAGCGGATCAATGGGAGGTTTGCGACGACCGATATTCCAAAGCTGAAGGGCCATCTGGTGAATCAGGTGTGCGGTGCAACGGGTGGGCCCTGCAACTATACCGGACGAGATATGAAGGCCACCCATGACGGGATGAAAATCACCGGAGCGGACTTCAATGCCTTGGTTCAGAACCTGGTGGCGGCGCTCGATAAGTTCAGCGTGCCGGCGGCGGAGAAGAACGAACTGCTGGCGCTGCTCGGACCGATGAAAAAGGACATCGTGGAGATTCCGTAA